The following are encoded in a window of Actinomyces oris genomic DNA:
- a CDS encoding carbohydrate ABC transporter permease gives MSTSTAAPLNKTKRDWGKVFSTVGIVLIVIYCLAPFYWMLVSSLRNDKEIFENSWWPRHPSLENYKAVFSEKNDFANGLINSLVVSIIVTIVALAVATFTAYALARLDFRGKGVLMLLIIATSMFPLVAIIVPLLKNFAAWGWTDTYQAMIVPDLSFSLPLAVWNLTSFFRQMPQELEQSAMVDGCTPGQAFRKVILPLAAPGIFTTAIIIFIGAWNEFLVAVTMIVNPSMQPATVLLSKFTGESQFDTPFGSQMAAGVIMTLPLVIMVLLFQRRIVAGLAAGGLKQ, from the coding sequence ATGAGCACCTCCACCGCCGCACCGCTCAACAAGACTAAGAGGGACTGGGGAAAGGTCTTCTCCACCGTCGGTATCGTCCTCATCGTCATCTACTGCTTGGCGCCCTTCTACTGGATGCTGGTCTCCTCGCTGCGCAACGACAAGGAGATCTTCGAGAACAGCTGGTGGCCCCGGCACCCCTCGCTGGAGAACTACAAGGCGGTCTTCTCTGAGAAGAACGACTTCGCCAACGGCCTCATCAACTCCCTGGTCGTCTCGATCATCGTGACGATCGTGGCGCTGGCGGTGGCGACCTTCACCGCCTACGCCCTGGCGCGCCTCGACTTCCGGGGTAAGGGGGTGCTGATGCTCCTCATCATCGCCACCTCGATGTTCCCGCTCGTGGCCATCATCGTGCCCCTGCTGAAGAACTTCGCCGCTTGGGGCTGGACGGACACCTACCAGGCGATGATCGTCCCGGACCTGTCCTTCTCACTGCCGCTGGCGGTGTGGAACCTGACGAGCTTCTTCCGGCAGATGCCCCAGGAGCTCGAGCAGTCCGCCATGGTCGACGGGTGCACCCCCGGCCAGGCCTTCCGCAAGGTCATCCTCCCGCTGGCCGCTCCAGGAATCTTCACCACCGCCATCATCATCTTCATCGGCGCCTGGAATGAGTTCCTCGTGGCCGTCACGATGATCGTCAACCCCTCCATGCAGCCCGCCACGGTGCTCCTGTCGAAGTTCACTGGGGAGTCCCAGTTCGATACGCCCTTCGGTTCCCAGATGGCGGCCGGAGTCATCATGACGCTACCGCTGGTCATCATGGTGCTGCTCTTCCAGCGGCGGATCGTGGCAGGACTGGCCGCAGGAGGACTCAAGCAGTAG
- the valS gene encoding valine--tRNA ligase, with the protein MSEIPTSHSAPPSSSSRLLPSEPHSPRVPAKVSTDGLETTWGERWESEGTYAFDRSAERAEVFSIDTPPPTVSGSLHVGHVFSYTHTDTVARFQRMRGKAVFYPMGWDDNGLPTERRVQNYFGVRCDPSLPYDPDFTPPHTGGEGKSIKARDQVPVSRRNFVELCERLTVEDEKQFEALWRRLGLSVDWSHTYQTIGERARKVAQTAFLHNLERGEAYQAAAPGLWDVTFQTAVAQAELESREYPGFYHRLAFHIVDEAAAAKAEAAGAPVENGVDVCIETTRPELLPACVALVAHPDDERYQPLFGTTVSSPVFGVEVPVLPHPAAEKDKGAGIAMCCTFGDTTDIDWWRDLQLPLRAILRKDGRIETETPEWITSPAGREMYEAMAGKTTFSAREALVARLAQTGEMRGEPVKTVRQTNFFEKGDKPLEIVTSRQWYIRNGGKEWTNPASGADLREELLERGRQLEFHPDFMRVRYENWVRGLNNDWLVSRQRFFGVPFPLWYQVGADGEVDYDAILTPAESELPVDPSSDVPAGYTEDQRGEPGGFVGELDIMDTWATSSLSPQLASGWLSDEDLFGRVYPMDLRPQGQDIIRTWLFTTVVRANLEFAALPWTNAGLSGWILDSDHKKMSKSKGNVVTPMGLLEQYGSDAVRYWASSARLGLDAAFEETQIKIGRRLAIKVLNASKFALSMGLPWDADEATVAAAPAPCLDASVVSEPIDRAVLAALADVVDAATAAFEEFGHARALEVTESFFWTFCDDYIELVKDRANDFDGSHDAAAVRSARATLAIAVDTFVRLLAPFLPFATEEVWSWYRTGSVHRAAWPQSGGLREASAGADAELVARAGVALAALRKVKSEAKTSQKTPILSVTLAVAADRPEYAEAIEAVRADLTEAAKVTGPFTLEQAAPAADSAEGASPVTVTAAELGQTPAKKK; encoded by the coding sequence ATGTCTGAGATCCCCACGAGCCACTCCGCTCCCCCGTCGTCATCCAGCCGTCTGCTGCCCTCCGAGCCCCACAGCCCGCGAGTGCCGGCCAAGGTGTCGACCGACGGCCTGGAGACCACCTGGGGCGAGCGCTGGGAGTCCGAGGGGACCTACGCCTTCGACCGCAGCGCCGAGCGCGCCGAGGTCTTCTCCATCGACACTCCGCCACCGACGGTCTCCGGCTCCCTGCACGTGGGGCACGTCTTCTCCTACACCCACACCGACACCGTGGCTCGCTTCCAGCGCATGCGTGGTAAGGCGGTGTTCTACCCCATGGGCTGGGACGACAACGGCCTGCCCACTGAGCGCCGCGTCCAGAACTACTTCGGGGTGCGCTGCGACCCCTCCCTGCCCTACGACCCGGACTTCACTCCTCCGCACACCGGCGGGGAGGGTAAGTCGATCAAGGCCCGTGACCAGGTGCCGGTCTCGCGTCGCAACTTCGTCGAGCTGTGCGAGCGCCTCACGGTGGAGGACGAGAAGCAGTTCGAGGCCCTGTGGCGCAGGCTCGGCCTGAGTGTGGACTGGTCGCACACCTACCAGACCATTGGCGAGCGGGCCCGCAAGGTCGCCCAGACCGCCTTCCTGCACAACCTTGAGCGCGGGGAGGCCTACCAGGCGGCGGCGCCGGGTCTGTGGGACGTCACCTTCCAGACGGCGGTGGCTCAGGCCGAGCTGGAGTCGCGCGAGTACCCCGGCTTCTACCACCGCCTGGCCTTCCACATCGTCGATGAGGCCGCCGCCGCCAAGGCAGAGGCCGCCGGCGCCCCGGTGGAGAACGGCGTCGACGTGTGCATCGAGACCACCCGTCCCGAGCTGCTGCCTGCGTGCGTGGCCCTGGTGGCCCACCCCGACGACGAGCGCTACCAGCCCCTGTTCGGCACCACCGTGTCCTCCCCCGTCTTCGGCGTCGAGGTGCCGGTCCTGCCTCACCCGGCCGCGGAGAAGGACAAGGGCGCCGGCATCGCCATGTGCTGCACCTTCGGTGACACCACGGACATCGACTGGTGGCGCGACCTGCAGCTGCCGCTGCGTGCGATCCTGCGCAAGGACGGGCGCATCGAAACCGAGACCCCCGAGTGGATCACCTCCCCGGCCGGCCGCGAGATGTATGAGGCCATGGCCGGCAAGACCACCTTCTCGGCCCGCGAGGCCCTCGTGGCGCGCCTGGCGCAGACCGGTGAGATGCGCGGCGAGCCCGTCAAGACGGTGCGTCAGACCAACTTCTTCGAGAAGGGCGACAAGCCCCTGGAGATCGTCACCTCCCGCCAGTGGTACATCCGCAACGGCGGCAAGGAGTGGACGAACCCGGCCTCCGGTGCGGACCTGCGCGAGGAGCTGCTTGAGCGCGGCCGCCAGCTGGAGTTCCACCCCGACTTCATGCGCGTACGCTACGAGAACTGGGTGCGCGGCCTCAACAACGACTGGCTGGTCTCACGCCAGCGCTTCTTCGGCGTCCCCTTCCCGCTGTGGTACCAGGTCGGGGCCGACGGCGAGGTCGACTACGACGCGATCCTGACACCGGCCGAGTCCGAGCTGCCCGTGGATCCCTCCTCCGACGTCCCGGCCGGCTACACCGAGGACCAGCGTGGCGAGCCCGGTGGTTTCGTCGGTGAGCTCGACATCATGGACACCTGGGCCACCTCCTCCCTCTCGCCCCAGCTGGCCTCGGGCTGGCTGAGCGATGAGGATCTCTTCGGCCGGGTCTACCCGATGGACCTGCGCCCGCAGGGGCAGGACATCATCCGCACCTGGCTGTTCACCACGGTGGTGCGCGCGAACCTGGAGTTCGCGGCCCTGCCGTGGACGAATGCCGGCCTGTCGGGCTGGATCCTGGACTCCGACCACAAGAAGATGTCCAAGTCGAAGGGCAATGTCGTCACCCCCATGGGCCTGCTGGAGCAGTACGGCTCCGATGCCGTGCGCTACTGGGCCAGCTCGGCCCGCCTGGGCCTGGACGCGGCCTTCGAGGAGACCCAGATCAAGATCGGCCGTCGCCTGGCCATCAAGGTCCTCAACGCCTCCAAGTTCGCCCTGTCCATGGGGCTCCCCTGGGACGCCGATGAGGCCACCGTGGCGGCGGCCCCCGCCCCCTGCCTGGACGCCTCGGTGGTCAGTGAGCCGATCGACCGTGCGGTCCTGGCGGCTCTGGCCGACGTCGTCGACGCCGCCACGGCGGCCTTCGAGGAGTTCGGTCACGCCCGGGCCCTGGAGGTCACCGAGTCCTTCTTCTGGACCTTCTGCGACGACTACATCGAGCTGGTCAAGGACCGGGCCAATGACTTCGACGGTTCGCACGACGCGGCCGCCGTCCGCTCGGCTCGGGCGACGCTGGCGATCGCCGTGGACACCTTTGTGCGCCTGTTGGCCCCCTTCCTGCCCTTCGCCACCGAGGAGGTGTGGAGCTGGTACCGCACCGGCTCGGTGCACCGGGCCGCCTGGCCGCAGTCCGGTGGTCTGCGGGAGGCCTCCGCCGGGGCCGACGCCGAGCTGGTGGCCCGTGCGGGAGTCGCCCTGGCGGCACTGCGCAAGGTGAAGTCGGAGGCCAAGACGAGCCAGAAGACGCCGATCCTCTCAGTGACGCTGGCCGTTGCCGCCGACCGGCCCGAGTACGCCGAGGCCATCGAGGCGGTGCGTGCGGACCTGACGGAGGCCGCCAAGGTCACCGGCCCCTTCACCCTGGAGCAGGCCGCCCCAGCAGCCGACTCGGCTGAAGGCGCCTCCCCGGTGACCGTGACTGCCGCCGAGCTCGGCCAGACCCCGGCCAAGAAGAAGTGA
- a CDS encoding LacI family DNA-binding transcriptional regulator produces MAATRADVARAAGVSPSTVTYVLTGQRSTRSSTRERVMRAVRELDYHPNTAARSLASPVLRTVGVLFRRQRSIIDANDLDYVDGVRRALAPSGIQVVIPVMAASTPLIELRSLVRSGALGGVVLMDVADGDDREAMLLEDKVPTVLIGSSDRASGAPGIDADFAQMARAGVEHLSELGHRRIVALMRETASDDAHARQDQAYELLRAAQELGVEVLVRQVPEAALAGAEIVGAGGLIEGCSAVLSNNPAAVVGLACAAQAHGLSVPADLSVLTLGITQGSGRQGEAFSELSVDREAMGAEAGSFLLRCLSGEPDPAQRRRLMPALLTDRGTTARCRS; encoded by the coding sequence ATGGCGGCGACCCGCGCTGACGTGGCCCGGGCGGCGGGGGTGTCGCCCTCGACCGTCACCTACGTCCTGACCGGTCAGCGCTCGACGCGCTCGAGCACTCGGGAGCGGGTCATGCGGGCCGTGCGCGAGCTCGACTACCACCCCAACACCGCCGCCCGCTCACTGGCCTCACCGGTGCTGCGCACCGTGGGTGTCCTGTTCCGGCGCCAGCGCTCCATCATTGACGCCAACGACTTGGACTATGTCGACGGTGTGCGCCGCGCACTGGCGCCCAGCGGAATCCAGGTCGTCATCCCGGTCATGGCCGCCTCGACGCCGCTGATCGAGCTGCGCTCGCTCGTGCGCTCCGGTGCCCTGGGCGGGGTGGTTCTCATGGACGTGGCCGACGGTGATGACCGCGAGGCGATGCTGCTGGAGGACAAGGTCCCCACCGTCCTCATCGGCTCCTCGGATCGCGCCAGTGGGGCGCCCGGCATTGACGCGGACTTCGCCCAGATGGCCCGCGCCGGCGTGGAGCACCTGTCCGAACTCGGGCACCGTCGCATCGTCGCCCTCATGAGGGAGACCGCATCCGATGACGCTCACGCCCGCCAGGACCAGGCATATGAGCTCCTGCGTGCCGCGCAGGAGCTGGGAGTGGAGGTTCTGGTGCGCCAGGTGCCGGAGGCGGCGCTGGCCGGCGCCGAGATCGTAGGAGCCGGCGGCCTCATCGAGGGGTGCAGCGCAGTCCTGTCCAACAACCCCGCCGCCGTGGTGGGACTGGCCTGCGCGGCGCAGGCCCACGGGCTCTCTGTTCCCGCGGACCTGTCCGTGCTCACCCTCGGGATCACCCAGGGCAGCGGCCGCCAGGGGGAGGCCTTCAGCGAGCTCAGCGTGGACCGTGAGGCCATGGGGGCCGAGGCGGGCTCATTCCTCCTGAGGTGCCTCTCAGGAGAACCGGACCCGGCCCAACGCCGCAGGCTCATGCCCGCCCTCCTCACCGACCGTGGTACCACCGCGCGCTGCCGGAGCTGA
- a CDS encoding glycoside hydrolase family 13 protein has translation MTPTSARPQGLLPRTDTDAWWRDAVIYQIYPRSFADANGDGIGDIQGIREHVDHLVALGVDAVWLSPFYPSPQVDAGYDVSDYFDLAPEYGSLQDLDALIADLHEAGIRVIVDLVPNHSSDQHEWFRAALEAGPGSPERDRYIFRHSDDGAPNNWGSLFGGPAWQPVEPLTGRSQDRGWYYLHLFAAEQPDFNWSNADVHEHFRTFLRFWVERGVEGFRVDVAHGLVKAEGLPDDDLGPDRWNIAASPDEDTAHEKLPDVGPAFNQPGVHDIYREWRRVLDEAGEDILLVAEAWVPTEADAAQYVRADEMSQAFNFPFLGAGWDADELRRVIDVSLSEYGAVGAPATWVLSNHDVVRHASRLAYPADMDTDPGIGPKDPQPDAELGLARARAATLFMLGLPGSAYLYQGEELGLPEHTTMEDEARQDPLWERTNHLIPGRDGCRVPLPWTRDGASYGYNATGRTWLPQPEGWGEYSPQVQEGREDSTLTLYRRAIALRRELRLGRGAVEWLDSEPGVLHLCNGTTGIVLNTTEQPVAIEGAGKPLITSWHRSETDGVDAVDTVDAARAVVLPPNGACWLDASAGGTDGGDPR, from the coding sequence ATGACCCCGACCAGTGCCCGCCCGCAGGGCCTCCTGCCACGCACCGACACCGACGCCTGGTGGCGTGATGCCGTCATCTACCAGATCTACCCCCGCTCCTTCGCCGACGCCAACGGCGACGGGATCGGCGATATCCAGGGGATCCGGGAGCACGTGGACCATCTGGTGGCCCTCGGCGTGGACGCCGTGTGGCTCTCGCCCTTCTACCCCTCGCCCCAGGTCGACGCCGGCTACGACGTCTCGGATTACTTCGATCTGGCCCCCGAGTACGGCTCCCTGCAGGACCTCGACGCCCTCATCGCCGACCTCCACGAGGCCGGCATCCGCGTCATCGTCGACCTGGTCCCCAACCACTCCTCCGACCAGCACGAGTGGTTCCGTGCCGCCTTGGAGGCGGGCCCGGGGTCTCCCGAGCGTGACCGCTACATCTTCCGCCACAGTGACGACGGTGCCCCGAACAACTGGGGCTCGCTCTTCGGTGGGCCGGCCTGGCAGCCGGTGGAGCCGCTCACCGGCCGCAGCCAGGACCGGGGCTGGTACTACCTCCACCTGTTCGCAGCCGAGCAACCCGACTTCAACTGGTCCAACGCGGACGTCCACGAGCACTTCCGCACCTTCCTGCGCTTCTGGGTGGAGCGCGGTGTCGAGGGCTTCCGCGTGGACGTCGCCCATGGCCTGGTCAAGGCCGAGGGCCTGCCCGACGACGACCTCGGCCCCGACCGTTGGAATATTGCCGCCTCCCCGGACGAAGACACGGCCCACGAGAAGCTGCCCGACGTCGGACCGGCCTTCAACCAGCCCGGGGTCCACGACATCTACCGCGAGTGGCGCCGTGTCCTGGACGAGGCTGGTGAGGACATCCTCCTGGTCGCCGAGGCCTGGGTGCCCACGGAGGCCGATGCCGCCCAGTACGTGCGCGCCGACGAGATGAGCCAGGCCTTCAACTTCCCCTTCCTGGGCGCCGGATGGGACGCCGACGAGCTGCGCCGCGTCATCGACGTCTCCCTGAGCGAATACGGCGCCGTGGGGGCGCCCGCCACCTGGGTGCTGTCCAACCACGACGTCGTGCGCCACGCCTCCCGCCTGGCCTACCCCGCCGACATGGACACCGACCCCGGGATCGGCCCCAAGGATCCCCAGCCCGACGCCGAGCTCGGCCTGGCCCGGGCGCGCGCCGCGACCCTGTTCATGCTGGGCCTGCCCGGCAGCGCCTACCTCTACCAGGGCGAGGAGCTGGGCCTGCCCGAGCACACCACCATGGAGGACGAGGCCCGCCAGGACCCCCTGTGGGAGCGCACCAACCACCTCATCCCGGGGCGCGACGGCTGCCGGGTCCCCCTGCCCTGGACGCGGGACGGGGCCTCCTACGGCTACAACGCCACCGGCCGCACCTGGCTGCCCCAGCCCGAGGGCTGGGGTGAGTACTCGCCTCAGGTCCAGGAGGGACGCGAGGACTCCACCCTCACCCTGTACCGGCGGGCTATCGCCCTGCGGCGCGAGCTCCGACTCGGGCGCGGGGCAGTGGAGTGGCTGGACAGCGAGCCCGGGGTCCTGCACCTGTGCAACGGCACCACCGGGATCGTCCTCAACACCACCGAGCAGCCGGTGGCGATTGAGGGGGCCGGCAAACCCCTCATCACCTCCTGGCACCGGAGCGAGACGGACGGGGTGGATGCAGTGGATACCGTGGATGCGGCGCGCGCCGTCGTCTTACCACCCAACGGCGCCTGCTGGCTGGATGCCTCCGCCGGAGGAACCGATGGCGGCGACCCGCGCTGA
- the arc gene encoding proteasome ATPase, whose product MDEEPVEHKDPVAQTLTGASRDQSVQAGSQSGGDVTERLRELSEHAGVLSRKNTHLANALRAARQELAVLHEDVKALQLPPLAHATVLAVDAGARTADVSIAGRRHRVGVGPAVVSSSLHPGDDVVLNEHLVITATCPSPRFGEVVTVKETYDDGTVLVLARHDEEQVLSLSDTLSDHRPRVGDALVADLAVRMALRPVVRSEVEELVLEEVPDVGYGDIGGLGEQIELIRDAVELPFLHPDLYREHRLTPPRGVLLYGPPGCGKTLIAKAVAASLGAGGRGEAYFLNIKGPQLLDKYVGETERRIRVIFARAREKAATGVPVVVFFDEMDSLFRTRGSGRSSDVETTVVPQMLAEIDGVDELDNVVVIGATNREDMIDPAILRPGRLDVKIRIGRPDRRGAAEILATYLAPDLPISEELLAAHGDAQGAVDALIEQVIDALYTRRRATEMVELTRADGEIEILHVADLVSGAMLANIVDRAKKAAVKDLVTKGRRGLTSEHLRRAVIEEILENEGLPATVHPDDWARVSGRRGTPVVSMSVLQRSREE is encoded by the coding sequence ATGGATGAGGAACCGGTGGAGCACAAGGATCCGGTGGCGCAGACGCTGACGGGCGCCTCCCGGGACCAGTCTGTGCAGGCCGGCAGCCAGTCCGGAGGGGACGTCACCGAGCGCCTGCGGGAGCTCAGCGAGCACGCCGGCGTGCTCAGCCGTAAGAACACCCACCTGGCCAACGCCCTCAGGGCGGCGCGCCAGGAGCTGGCGGTCCTGCACGAGGACGTCAAGGCCCTCCAGCTCCCGCCCCTGGCGCACGCCACCGTCCTGGCCGTGGACGCAGGCGCGCGCACCGCCGACGTCTCCATCGCCGGGCGGCGCCACCGGGTGGGCGTGGGGCCCGCCGTCGTGTCCTCCTCCCTCCACCCGGGTGACGACGTCGTCCTCAACGAGCATCTCGTCATCACCGCCACCTGCCCCTCACCGCGCTTCGGGGAGGTCGTCACCGTCAAGGAGACCTACGACGACGGCACCGTCCTGGTCCTGGCCCGCCACGACGAGGAGCAGGTCCTCAGCCTCTCGGATACCCTGAGCGACCACCGCCCCCGGGTCGGCGACGCCCTCGTGGCCGACCTGGCCGTGCGCATGGCACTGCGTCCCGTGGTGCGCTCCGAGGTCGAGGAGCTCGTCCTGGAGGAGGTGCCCGACGTCGGATACGGCGACATCGGGGGACTGGGTGAACAGATCGAGCTCATCCGCGACGCCGTCGAGCTGCCCTTCCTCCACCCCGACCTCTACCGCGAGCACCGGCTCACCCCGCCGCGCGGAGTGCTGCTCTACGGGCCGCCCGGATGCGGCAAGACCCTTATCGCCAAGGCGGTCGCCGCCTCCCTGGGGGCCGGCGGGCGCGGCGAGGCCTACTTCCTCAACATCAAGGGCCCCCAGTTGCTGGACAAGTACGTGGGGGAGACCGAGCGGCGCATCCGCGTCATCTTCGCCCGCGCCCGGGAGAAGGCGGCCACCGGCGTGCCCGTCGTCGTCTTCTTCGACGAGATGGACTCCCTGTTCCGCACCCGCGGATCCGGACGCTCCTCCGACGTGGAGACCACCGTCGTCCCGCAGATGCTCGCCGAGATCGACGGCGTCGACGAGCTCGACAACGTCGTGGTCATCGGTGCCACCAACCGCGAGGACATGATCGACCCGGCCATCCTGCGGCCGGGCCGCCTGGACGTCAAGATCCGCATCGGCCGGCCGGACCGGCGCGGCGCCGCCGAGATTCTGGCGACATACCTGGCCCCCGACCTCCCCATCAGCGAGGAGCTCCTGGCCGCGCACGGTGACGCGCAGGGCGCGGTGGACGCCCTCATCGAGCAGGTGATCGATGCCCTCTACACCCGCCGCCGCGCCACCGAGATGGTCGAACTCACCCGCGCCGACGGGGAGATCGAGATCCTCCACGTCGCCGACCTCGTCAGCGGTGCCATGCTCGCCAACATCGTCGACCGCGCCAAGAAGGCAGCCGTCAAGGACCTGGTCACCAAGGGCAGGCGCGGCCTGACGTCCGAGCACCTGCGCCGTGCCGTCATCGAGGAGATCCTGGAGAACGAGGGCCTGCCCGCCACCGTCCACCCCGACGACTGGGCCCGCGTCAGCGGGAGGCGCGGCACGCCAGTGGTCTCCATGAGCGTGCTCCAGCGCTCGCGGGAGGAGTGA
- a CDS encoding ABC transporter substrate-binding protein, whose protein sequence is MTPLPRRQFIQGSALAAVLASVGACSTSRGDDDGPVTFEGTGPITWVQGKDNSGGKVQARIDEWNKAHPGEEVKLIELSAEADQQRTSFINAVRINSNAYDVVSLDNVWVSEFAANRWVVELPEDELKNDDILEPVWKTGVYKDKVFAVPHATDAPVMFYRKDFLAQAGVEVPTTWDEVKAAIDKVRALPEHKNIGGFGGQFAKYEGLTCCASEFIHTAGGGFYDPDNQVILDSTESVAGLQWLIDGFSQGYIPKESLEWKEEDGRNAFEKGDLLFYRQWPYQYANNKKSLGPDKFDVAALPSIDGKPFVPTLGGHNCAITKGSKNKATALKFLKWWIGEDSQRYSLKAQANAPILGSLYDDPELLKEFPYLPILKKSLENAKSRPQAVYYGDVTAKIQDSIYPAIQQPGGRAAKDVIAGLSSSLKKLEG, encoded by the coding sequence ATGACACCCCTACCCCGTCGTCAGTTCATCCAGGGCTCGGCCCTGGCTGCGGTGCTGGCCTCCGTCGGGGCCTGTTCCACCTCCCGCGGAGACGACGACGGTCCCGTCACCTTCGAAGGCACTGGACCAATCACCTGGGTCCAGGGCAAGGACAACTCGGGTGGCAAGGTGCAGGCCAGGATCGATGAGTGGAACAAGGCTCATCCCGGTGAGGAGGTCAAGCTCATTGAGCTCTCCGCCGAGGCCGACCAGCAGCGCACCTCGTTCATCAATGCCGTCAGGATCAACTCCAACGCTTACGACGTCGTCTCCCTGGACAATGTCTGGGTCTCCGAGTTCGCCGCCAACCGGTGGGTGGTCGAGCTGCCCGAGGACGAGCTCAAGAACGACGACATCCTCGAACCCGTGTGGAAGACCGGGGTCTACAAGGACAAGGTCTTCGCGGTTCCCCATGCCACCGATGCGCCGGTGATGTTCTACCGCAAGGACTTCCTGGCTCAGGCCGGCGTCGAGGTCCCGACGACCTGGGACGAGGTCAAGGCTGCCATCGACAAGGTCCGGGCCCTTCCCGAGCACAAGAACATTGGTGGGTTCGGCGGTCAGTTCGCCAAGTATGAGGGCCTGACCTGCTGCGCCTCGGAGTTCATCCACACCGCCGGCGGTGGCTTCTACGACCCGGACAACCAGGTCATCCTTGACTCCACCGAGTCGGTCGCCGGCCTGCAGTGGCTCATCGACGGCTTCTCCCAGGGCTACATCCCCAAGGAGTCCCTGGAGTGGAAGGAGGAGGACGGTCGTAACGCCTTCGAGAAGGGCGACCTCCTCTTCTACCGTCAGTGGCCCTACCAGTACGCCAACAACAAGAAGTCCCTGGGGCCGGACAAGTTCGACGTCGCCGCCCTGCCGAGTATCGATGGCAAGCCATTCGTGCCGACCCTGGGTGGGCACAACTGCGCCATCACCAAGGGTTCCAAGAACAAGGCAACCGCCTTGAAGTTCCTCAAGTGGTGGATCGGCGAGGACTCCCAGCGCTATTCCCTCAAGGCCCAGGCGAACGCTCCGATCCTTGGATCCCTCTACGACGACCCCGAGCTCCTCAAGGAATTCCCCTACCTGCCGATTCTCAAGAAGAGCCTCGAGAACGCCAAGAGCCGTCCCCAGGCCGTCTACTACGGCGATGTCACCGCCAAGATTCAGGACAGCATCTACCCTGCGATCCAGCAGCCGGGGGGCAGGGCGGCCAAGGACGTTATCGCCGGCCTGAGCAGCAGCCTGAAGAAGCTGGAGGGCTAA
- a CDS encoding carbohydrate ABC transporter permease: protein MSTTTHSEQVVNHQSKSSKAQARLAWILISPTVLVLTIVILIPIAQSLYQSLFGRPRLEDNGFFSTIEPFVGLKNYTDIFSSAGERFWVAFYNTTLFGVVTVVLETVLGVAMALIMHKAMKGRGIVRASILVPWAIPTAVSAILWGWIFNQNGVANAILGRHVMWASGDLSAKAAIIIADVWKTAPYIGLLTLAGLQLIPDEVYEAAKIDGASAWKRFTSITLPLVKPALVVAVVFRALDALRMFDLPYILIGPRKGSVETLSMLVQDESSNSRYGSAAAYALILFLYVFVFAVAFLKITNTDISGNDEARRKRNERKLPVSAFFKRSGSSTPASQTATERSQQA from the coding sequence ATGAGTACAACGACGCACTCCGAACAAGTCGTCAATCACCAGTCCAAGAGCTCCAAGGCCCAGGCCCGTCTGGCCTGGATACTCATCTCGCCCACGGTGCTGGTACTGACGATCGTCATCCTCATCCCCATCGCGCAGTCCCTCTACCAGTCGCTCTTCGGGCGGCCCCGGCTGGAGGACAACGGCTTCTTCTCCACCATCGAGCCCTTCGTGGGCCTGAAGAACTACACCGACATCTTCTCCAGCGCCGGTGAGCGGTTCTGGGTCGCCTTCTACAACACGACCCTCTTTGGCGTGGTCACCGTGGTCCTGGAGACCGTTCTGGGTGTGGCCATGGCGCTCATCATGCACAAGGCGATGAAGGGGCGCGGCATCGTGCGCGCCTCCATCCTCGTGCCCTGGGCGATTCCCACCGCCGTCTCCGCCATCCTGTGGGGCTGGATCTTCAACCAGAACGGCGTTGCCAACGCCATCCTGGGACGGCACGTCATGTGGGCCTCGGGGGACCTGAGTGCCAAGGCGGCCATCATCATCGCCGACGTGTGGAAGACGGCACCCTACATCGGGCTGCTCACCCTGGCCGGGCTCCAGCTCATCCCCGATGAGGTCTACGAGGCCGCCAAGATCGACGGCGCCAGCGCCTGGAAGCGGTTCACCTCCATCACCCTGCCACTGGTCAAGCCCGCGCTCGTCGTGGCCGTGGTCTTCCGCGCCCTGGACGCCCTGCGTATGTTCGACCTGCCCTACATCCTCATCGGCCCCAGAAAGGGCAGCGTGGAGACCCTCTCCATGCTGGTCCAGGACGAGAGCTCCAACTCGCGCTACGGCAGTGCCGCGGCCTATGCCCTCATCCTGTTCCTGTATGTCTTCGTCTTCGCGGTCGCGTTCTTGAAGATCACCAACACCGACATCAGCGGCAACGACGAGGCTCGGCGCAAGCGCAATGAGCGCAAGCTGCCGGTCAGCGCCTTCTTCAAGCGCTCCGGCTCCTCCACCCCGGCCTCCCAGACGGCTACTGAAAGGAGCCAGCAGGCATGA